One stretch of Labrenzia sp. CE80 DNA includes these proteins:
- the prfB gene encoding peptide chain release factor 2 (programmed frameshift): protein MRAEMEAIVDEIKQAISLLRRHLDWDQALVRLDELNAASEDPELWNDPTKAQKMMRERQQLDDGINGVRGLEQDLADNIELIELGEMEDDQSVIDDAEEALRGLKDKVNELQLNSLLSGEADANDTYLEINSGAGGTESQDWASMLLRMYRRWAEKRGFKVEVLEYHDGEEAGIKSATLLIKGENAYGWLKTESGVHRLVRISPYDSQARRHTSFSSAWVYPVIDDSIDIDINESDCRIDTYRASGAGGQHVNTTDSAVRITHQPTGIVVQCQSERSQHKNRATAWSMLKARLYEAELKKREEAANQEQASKTDIGWGHQIRSYVLQPYQLVKDLRTGVESTSPQDVLDGDLDKFMEASLAQRVFGGETAEVEDID, encoded by the exons ATGCGCGCCGAAATGGAAGCCATCGTCGATGAAATCAAGCAGGCCATAAGCCTGCTGAGGAGGCATCTT GACTGGGATCAAGCCCTTGTCCGTCTAGATGAACTCAATGCTGCCTCGGAGGATCCCGAACTATGGAATGATCCGACGAAGGCGCAAAAAATGATGCGAGAGCGTCAGCAGCTTGACGACGGCATCAACGGTGTACGCGGCCTTGAGCAGGACCTTGCCGACAATATTGAATTGATCGAACTCGGCGAGATGGAAGACGACCAATCAGTCATTGATGATGCCGAAGAGGCACTTCGCGGCCTGAAGGATAAGGTCAATGAGTTGCAGTTGAACTCGCTTCTGTCTGGCGAGGCTGATGCCAATGACACCTACCTGGAGATCAACTCCGGGGCAGGGGGCACGGAGAGCCAGGACTGGGCTTCCATGCTTTTGCGCATGTACCGTCGCTGGGCCGAAAAGCGCGGCTTCAAGGTCGAGGTACTTGAGTATCATGACGGTGAAGAAGCTGGGATCAAGTCCGCGACCTTGCTGATCAAGGGCGAGAATGCCTATGGCTGGCTGAAGACCGAATCCGGCGTGCACCGGCTTGTCCGAATTTCGCCCTACGACAGCCAGGCCCGACGGCACACCAGCTTTTCAAGCGCCTGGGTCTATCCGGTCATCGACGACTCGATCGACATTGATATCAATGAGAGCGATTGCCGGATCGACACCTACCGCGCATCAGGAGCCGGTGGTCAGCACGTCAACACGACTGACTCTGCCGTTCGCATCACTCACCAGCCCACCGGGATTGTGGTGCAGTGCCAGTCCGAGCGTTCGCAGCACAAGAACAGGGCAACGGCCTGGTCGATGCTGAAGGCGCGTCTTTATGAGGCTGAACTCAAGAAGCGTGAGGAGGCGGCCAACCAGGAGCAGGCGTCGAAGACGGACATTGGATGGGGGCATCAGATCCGTTCCTACGTCCTGCAGCCCTATCAGCTGGTCAAGGACCTTCGAACAGGTGTCGAGAGCACCTCTCCCCAGGACGTTCTTGACGGCGATCTGGACAAGTTCATGGAGGCCTCACTGGCCCAGCGTGTCTTCGGTGGGGAAACCGCCGAAGTTGAAGATATCGACTGA